A genomic window from Lotus japonicus ecotype B-129 chromosome 1, LjGifu_v1.2 includes:
- the LOC130729959 gene encoding uncharacterized protein LOC130729959, with translation MPDSLFAQVFKAVYFPRSGIWDAKRGFRPSYAWTSIMRVGDGKSIHIWKDDWLPGGAPLLFRDDLVEEWRISKVSGLLHYPQGGSKQDLIEMVFAPATAQRILVVPVLIFPIEDSLFWPSNTHGNYTSKSGYHFVQVVNQQGQSSSSRGPSLHPKLWKNFWKSKALPRCKDLSWRAINDILPVCYSLRVRGVKVDVLCPFYGMKAETVDHVLLHWAAVQLLWFASPLALRVDAFAAFNDLVCAVLSTTEEDVIAAFQTWLYALWEARNASIFNGRPVSIEALLQRFGRLSEEPPAVTVGPPRVQALLAYTWVRPRQGTIKVNVDASFHDGGGTSFGMVTRNSRGEVLAAAASQPTYALSAVLVKAQGLRWSMKMAT, from the coding sequence ATGCCAGATTCACTTTTTGCTCAGGTGTTTAAAGCTGTCTATTTTCCAAGAAGCGGTATTTGGGATGCAAAACGAGGTTTTAGACCAAGTTATGCATGGACAAGCATTATGCGAGTTGGCGATGGCAAAAGTATTCACATTTGGAAAGATGATTGGCTTCCGGGTGGAGCACCATTATTATTTCGTGATGATTTAGTGGAAGAATGGAGGATTAGCAAAGTTTCTGGTTTATTGCACTACCCTCAAGGAGGTTCGAAACAAGACCTTATTGAAATGGTGTTTGCTCCAGCTACTGCTCAACGTATTCTTGTTGTCCCTGTGCTTATTTTTCCAATAGAGGATTCTCTATTTTGGCCTTCCAATACACATGGGAACTATACCAGCAAATCTGGTTATCACTTTGTTCAAGTTGTGAACCAACAAGGCCAATCCTCATCCTCACGTGGCCCTAGTTTGCACCCAAAGTTGTGGAAAAATTTCTGGAAATCCAAGGCATTGCCCCGCTGCAAAGACTTATCTTGGAGAGCAATCAATGACATTCTGCCTGTCTGTTACAGCCTGCGTGTTCGAGGGGTTAAGGTGGATGTTTTGTGCCCATTTTATGGAATGAAAGCAGAGACGGTGGACCACGTTTTGCTGCATTGGGCTGCGGTCCAGCTACTTTGGTTTGCATCGCCGCTAGCCTTGAGAGTAGATGCTTTTGCTGCTTTCAATGATTTAGTGTGTGCGGTTCTTTCTACAACTGAGGAGGACGTGATTGCAGCGTTTCAGACTTGGTTATATGCTCTATGGGAGGCAAGGAATGCAAGCATCTTCAACGGCAGGCCGGTCTCCATTGAAGCTTTGCTGCAGCGGTTTGGCAGATTATCCGAGGAGCCACCAGCAGTGACAGTAGGTCCTCCTCGTGTCCAAGCTCTTCTAGCTTATACTTGGGTTCGTCCACGACAAGGCACCATTAAGGTGAATGTTGATGCATCATTTCATGATGGGGGAGGGACAAGTTTTGGTATGGTTACTCGTAATTCAAGAGGGGAGGTGCTGGCTGCAGCGGCATCCCAACCAACTTACGCTCTTTCGGCGGTGCTCGTAAAGGCTCAAGGTCTTAGGTGGTCCATGAAGATGGCGACATAG